One segment of Candidatus Methylomirabilota bacterium DNA contains the following:
- a CDS encoding zinc metalloprotease HtpX, with translation MNNTLKTTALLGLLTGLLILIGGYFGGTRGMSLAFVLAFVMNFGAYWFSDRIVLAMYRAQPVTEAEAPDLYRIVQGLAMRAHMPMPRVYIIPSEAPNAFATGRDPEHAAVAATHGIMRILTEEELEGVMAHELAHVRNRDTLISTVAATLAGVIVMLARMAMWMPFYGGGGRDDDNRGGGMGFLFLAILAPIAATVIQLAISRSREFHADESGARLTHKPYALASALQKLEMGAGRIPMEANPATSHLFIVNPIRGNALFKLFSTHPPMEERIARLRALVV, from the coding sequence ATGAACAATACCCTGAAGACCACGGCCCTGCTCGGGTTACTGACCGGCCTGTTGATTCTGATCGGCGGTTATTTCGGCGGAACTCGGGGGATGAGTCTGGCCTTTGTGCTGGCCTTTGTCATGAACTTCGGGGCCTACTGGTTCTCGGACCGGATCGTCCTGGCGATGTACCGCGCCCAGCCCGTCACCGAGGCGGAAGCGCCGGACCTGTACAGGATCGTCCAGGGGCTGGCGATGAGGGCCCATATGCCGATGCCCCGCGTCTATATTATTCCCAGCGAGGCCCCAAACGCGTTTGCGACCGGGCGCGACCCTGAGCACGCGGCCGTCGCCGCCACACACGGCATCATGCGCATTCTGACCGAGGAAGAACTCGAGGGGGTGATGGCGCACGAATTGGCCCATGTGCGCAATCGCGATACGCTGATCAGCACCGTCGCGGCGACACTCGCCGGTGTGATTGTGATGCTGGCCCGAATGGCGATGTGGATGCCGTTCTATGGCGGGGGCGGTCGGGATGACGACAATCGCGGAGGCGGCATGGGATTTCTGTTCCTGGCTATTCTGGCCCCCATCGCGGCAACCGTGATTCAACTGGCGATCTCGCGGTCGCGGGAGTTTCATGCCGACGAATCGGGCGCCAGGTTGACTCACAAGCCGTACGCCCTGGCCTCAGCCCTTCAGAAGCTTGAGATGGGCGCCGGCCGTATACCGATGGAGGCCAACCCGGCGACGTCGCACCTGTTTATCGTCAACCCGATTCGCGGGAACGCGCTCTTCAAGCTCTTCTCCACCCATCCGCCCATGGAGGAGCGCATTGCGCGCCTGCGGGCGCTGGTGGTCTGA
- the dnaJ gene encoding molecular chaperone DnaJ, with the protein MNKRDYYEVLDVRRGASEKEIKQAYRRLARKYHPDVNPNNKAAEAKFKEITEAYEVLSDSAKRAQYDQFGHQVFGAGAEAGRQPGGGPGGFDFSRFDLGGPGGIEDLFSDLLGRHGQGVQAGPAKGEDLHYTVDLRFEDAIRGLSTEISLQRHAPCSSCSGTGGRTGGQFYPCPACEGSGRARGRFGLFGGHQTCSRCRGTGKLPSSLCDACGGAGTVLTTERIAVKIPPGVENGSNVRAQGKGHAGRLGGPPGDLYIVTRVRPHPFFERKGDNIYCEVPISVTEAALGAKIEVPTVDGKASMRIPPETSSGQIFRLREMGVPHLKGTGRGDQFVTVKIILPRNLDTRSQELFRELGRLHPENPRRAIWK; encoded by the coding sequence ATGAATAAACGGGATTACTATGAGGTCCTTGACGTCCGCAGGGGGGCCTCGGAGAAGGAGATCAAGCAGGCGTACCGGCGCCTGGCCAGGAAGTACCATCCCGACGTCAACCCCAACAACAAGGCGGCTGAGGCGAAGTTCAAGGAGATCACCGAGGCGTATGAGGTCCTGAGCGATTCGGCCAAACGGGCCCAATATGACCAATTCGGGCATCAGGTCTTCGGCGCGGGGGCCGAGGCCGGGCGGCAGCCTGGAGGGGGACCGGGCGGGTTTGACTTTAGCCGATTCGACCTCGGGGGTCCAGGCGGGATAGAGGACCTCTTTTCCGATCTGCTCGGCCGACATGGACAGGGGGTTCAGGCCGGACCGGCAAAGGGCGAGGATCTCCACTATACCGTTGATCTTCGGTTCGAGGATGCGATTCGGGGGCTGTCCACCGAAATCAGCCTTCAGCGACACGCCCCCTGTTCGTCCTGCTCAGGCACGGGCGGCAGAACAGGGGGGCAGTTTTATCCGTGCCCTGCCTGCGAAGGGAGCGGGCGCGCACGAGGGAGATTCGGGCTCTTTGGCGGACATCAGACCTGCTCAAGGTGCCGCGGGACCGGGAAGCTCCCGTCCTCCCTGTGCGACGCCTGTGGCGGCGCGGGGACGGTGCTCACAACCGAACGGATCGCCGTCAAGATCCCACCCGGTGTGGAAAACGGCTCGAATGTCAGGGCCCAGGGCAAAGGACACGCGGGACGTCTGGGGGGACCGCCCGGAGATCTGTATATCGTGACACGTGTCCGTCCTCACCCCTTTTTCGAACGAAAGGGGGACAATATCTACTGCGAGGTCCCGATCTCGGTGACAGAGGCCGCGCTGGGGGCCAAGATCGAGGTTCCAACCGTCGACGGCAAGGCCTCGATGCGCATCCCCCCCGAGACGAGCAGCGGTCAGATCTTTCGCCTCCGCGAGATGGGGGTCCCGCATCTGAAGGGGACAGGGCGGGGCGACCAGTTCGTCACCGTAAAGATCATACTACCGCGCAACCTCGATACACGGTCGCAAGAGCTGTTCCGAGAGCTGGGGCGCCTGCATCCGGAGAACCCGAGACGCGCTATTTGGAAATAA
- a CDS encoding molecular chaperone, producing MAIVRWDPFRDVMTLQERMNRLFDQALSRTRTDDEEGLTTSMWSPAVDIFETPDSIVMKAELPGVSRDNIDIQVQDNSLMLKGERKFEREVKEENYLRIERAYGAFHRAFNLPTDIQQDKIKAVFKDGVLEVTMPKAEEAKPKQVKIDVK from the coding sequence ATGGCGATCGTACGATGGGATCCATTCCGCGACGTCATGACGCTCCAAGAACGGATGAACCGCCTGTTCGACCAGGCGCTGTCCCGGACCCGGACGGATGACGAGGAGGGGTTGACGACCTCCATGTGGTCGCCGGCCGTGGATATCTTCGAGACCCCGGACAGCATCGTCATGAAGGCGGAGCTGCCTGGGGTGAGCCGGGATAACATCGACATCCAGGTGCAGGACAATAGCCTGATGCTGAAAGGCGAGCGGAAGTTCGAGCGCGAGGTGAAGGAGGAAAATTATCTTCGAATCGAGCGCGCATACGGGGCGTTTCACCGCGCCTTCAATCTGCCGACCGACATCCAGCAGGACAAGATCAAGGCGGTGTTCAAGGACGGCGTGCTGGAAGTGACCATGCCGAAAGCGGAAGAGGCGAAGCCCAAACAAGTCAAGATTGACGTCAAGTGA
- a CDS encoding cytochrome C biogenesis protein CcdA — MGSATTHIVVLITAGSTQEAETIGKTLVESRLAACVNIVTGVSSLFQWQGVIERQKEALLVVKSRSELLPSIIKVVKGVHSYTVPEVIAIPILDGSPDYLAWVDESLRTAP, encoded by the coding sequence ATGGGATCAGCAACAACACACATCGTCGTCCTTATTACGGCGGGCTCCACACAGGAGGCGGAGACGATCGGGAAGACGTTGGTTGAGTCTCGGTTAGCGGCCTGCGTCAACATCGTCACTGGGGTTTCCTCGCTTTTTCAATGGCAGGGGGTGATTGAACGCCAGAAGGAGGCGCTGCTGGTGGTGAAGAGCCGCAGTGAACTCCTCCCCTCTATTATTAAGGTCGTAAAAGGGGTGCACTCATACACGGTGCCGGAGGTGATCGCCATCCCTATTCTGGACGGATCCCCCGACTACCTCGCCTGGGTAGACGAGTCGTTGCGAACAGCGCCCTGA
- a CDS encoding 30S ribosomal protein S21, which produces MASVTVKEDESFEVALRRFKKQCEKAGVLSELRKREHYEKPSVKRKKKSIAARKKAAKRVRFGVE; this is translated from the coding sequence ATGGCGAGTGTGACGGTGAAGGAGGACGAGTCGTTTGAGGTCGCCCTCCGCCGTTTCAAAAAGCAGTGCGAAAAGGCCGGGGTACTGTCCGAACTGCGCAAGCGCGAACACTACGAGAAGCCCAGCGTCAAGCGCAAGAAAAAATCGATAGCCGCCAGGAAGAAAGCAGCGAAGCGTGTCCGCTTTGGCGTCGAGTAA
- a CDS encoding DNA primase: MACPWVERHEKDTPTVISEEAVARVLAGTDIVQLVGRYLPLKPSGRYYKALCPFHNEKTPSFIVNPERQIFHCFGCGEGGDAIGFLMKQERWSFPEAIRSLADRAGISLPARLQPHTGGGTGQSERARPGLLEIHKSTAEFFLAQLRHPTIGAPARAYLKGRAIPDSVVEQFGLGYAATSWDGLLRHLVRRGFSKKQVEEAGLALPRKESGGAYDRFRNRLMIPICDPTGQIIAFGGRVLDDALPKYLNSPETPLYRKGAHLFGLHLAAPAIRERGSVLVVEGYFDLIALHAHGMPHTVAVLGTALTAQQIALLRRHATRAFLLFDPDPAGIAAARRCVESLLNSGLEWRVILLPDGEDPDSCLRKRGPSAFADAVAQSKDLMEFLLDRKVSGFDLTSPDGQANAVNTVLPLLGAVENEITRQRYAEKLARRVSLSNEAIVRELNLQVRGRKRDAMPPSLQPRGLPSIEWKLIHLALHHPGAAHRVREGVRPEELLDRTLRRIFQYAILGPEAGRAAIPLAAMEPEAQRMLTELLATDLEEYEGEEAIERALTDYLTRLTLRRTREQGEELRRQIDAAERAGDHAAVAQLQAQFLALGRDRTRPHARAVT, from the coding sequence ATGGCGTGCCCATGGGTGGAGCGGCATGAAAAGGACACACCCACAGTGATCTCTGAGGAGGCGGTCGCCCGGGTGCTGGCGGGTACGGATATCGTGCAGCTCGTCGGCAGATACCTTCCTCTGAAGCCTTCCGGACGTTACTATAAGGCCCTCTGCCCCTTTCACAATGAAAAGACCCCATCATTTATCGTCAACCCGGAGCGTCAGATCTTCCACTGTTTCGGCTGCGGGGAGGGCGGGGATGCCATCGGGTTCCTGATGAAGCAGGAACGCTGGAGCTTCCCCGAGGCCATCCGGTCGCTGGCCGACCGGGCCGGAATCAGTCTGCCGGCACGGCTCCAGCCCCACACAGGCGGCGGGACAGGACAGAGCGAACGCGCGCGTCCCGGGCTGCTGGAGATCCACAAGAGCACAGCGGAGTTCTTTCTCGCCCAGCTTCGGCATCCGACCATCGGGGCGCCCGCTCGGGCGTATCTGAAGGGCCGGGCCATTCCGGATTCGGTGGTCGAGCAGTTCGGGCTCGGGTATGCGGCCACATCCTGGGACGGGCTCCTGCGCCACCTGGTACGGAGGGGATTCTCCAAAAAGCAGGTCGAGGAGGCTGGGCTGGCGCTGCCGCGCAAGGAGAGCGGCGGGGCGTATGATCGTTTCCGGAACCGGCTGATGATCCCGATCTGCGATCCGACCGGACAGATCATCGCCTTTGGCGGCCGCGTCCTGGACGATGCCCTGCCGAAATACCTGAACTCGCCGGAAACCCCGCTCTACAGAAAGGGGGCGCACCTGTTCGGCCTGCACCTGGCGGCGCCGGCTATTCGCGAGCGAGGGTCGGTGCTTGTGGTGGAAGGGTATTTCGACCTGATCGCGCTGCACGCCCACGGGATGCCGCATACCGTGGCCGTTTTGGGTACGGCGCTGACGGCACAACAGATCGCCCTGCTCCGCCGGCATGCGACCCGGGCCTTCCTGCTGTTCGATCCGGACCCGGCCGGGATTGCCGCCGCCAGACGGTGCGTCGAGAGCCTGCTCAACAGCGGGCTGGAGTGGCGGGTCATCCTGCTTCCGGACGGCGAAGACCCCGACAGTTGCCTGCGGAAGCGCGGTCCGTCGGCCTTTGCCGATGCGGTCGCGCAATCGAAGGATCTGATGGAGTTTCTGCTTGATCGAAAGGTCTCGGGATTCGATCTGACCAGCCCAGACGGCCAGGCCAATGCGGTCAACACCGTCCTCCCCCTCCTGGGTGCCGTCGAGAATGAGATTACACGGCAGCGGTATGCGGAAAAATTGGCACGCCGCGTGTCGCTTTCGAATGAGGCCATTGTCCGAGAGCTGAACCTCCAGGTAAGAGGTCGCAAGCGGGACGCCATGCCGCCGTCGCTGCAACCCCGGGGGCTGCCGTCCATCGAGTGGAAGCTGATCCACCTGGCGCTTCACCATCCCGGCGCGGCCCATCGTGTGCGGGAAGGCGTACGGCCGGAGGAGTTGCTGGATCGGACGCTTCGCCGGATCTTTCAATATGCGATTCTGGGGCCGGAGGCGGGTCGCGCCGCGATCCCCCTCGCCGCGATGGAACCGGAGGCCCAGCGGATGCTGACAGAGTTGCTCGCCACCGATCTCGAGGAGTATGAGGGGGAGGAGGCGATTGAGCGGGCCCTCACCGATTATCTTACGCGCCTGACGCTTAGGCGTACGCGCGAGCAAGGCGAGGAGCTCCGACGACAGATAGACGCGGCCGAACGGGCGGGTGATCATGCGGCGGTTGCGCAACTGCAGGCGCAGTTTCTGGCGCTCGGCAGAGATCGCACTCGACCTCACGCCAGGGCGGT
- a CDS encoding MerR family transcriptional regulator: MVTRRRRRYSISVVAEMFDIHPQTLRVYEREGLLRPARTEGNTRVYSQDDVERIELILRLTKELGVNLAGVEVILNMRDRMERMQRQMNELLQAMAQEFDAGMKHWEDREEEGLVPVKRHGLLRRINL; this comes from the coding sequence ATGGTAACGCGACGACGGCGTCGATACTCGATCAGCGTCGTGGCCGAGATGTTCGATATCCATCCGCAGACGCTGCGGGTCTATGAACGGGAAGGGCTGCTTCGACCGGCCCGCACCGAGGGGAATACGCGGGTCTATTCGCAGGACGATGTGGAACGGATCGAGCTCATCCTGCGACTGACCAAGGAACTGGGCGTCAATCTGGCTGGGGTGGAGGTGATCCTGAACATGCGCGACCGGATGGAACGGATGCAGCGGCAGATGAACGAGCTGTTGCAGGCGATGGCCCAGGAATTCGATGCCGGGATGAAACATTGGGAGGACCGCGAGGAGGAGGGTCTGGTACCGGTCAAGAGACACGGGTTACTCCGCCGGATAAATCTGTAA
- a CDS encoding peptidylprolyl isomerase, giving the protein MQRAIGVLGVGLLLMGVYDGAEAAPAKSSRAVIEMATGKIVVELYETDAPGTVANFIKLIKSGFYNGLSFHRVEPGFVVQGGDPNGNGTGGPGYTIKDEVNARKHVTGAVAMAKTMAPNSAGSQFYITLAPQPMLDGRYTVFGQVVEGMDIVAKIKRGDIMKKVTVVGAAQ; this is encoded by the coding sequence ATGCAACGGGCAATTGGGGTGCTGGGAGTCGGGTTATTGCTGATGGGAGTGTATGACGGGGCCGAGGCCGCACCGGCAAAAAGTTCCAGGGCGGTTATTGAGATGGCGACCGGGAAGATTGTGGTGGAGTTGTACGAGACTGATGCGCCGGGAACCGTCGCGAACTTCATCAAGTTGATCAAGTCGGGCTTTTACAACGGTCTCAGCTTCCACCGCGTCGAGCCCGGCTTCGTCGTGCAGGGCGGTGATCCCAACGGAAACGGAACCGGCGGCCCAGGGTACACGATCAAGGACGAGGTAAATGCCCGTAAACATGTGACTGGGGCGGTGGCCATGGCCAAGACCATGGCGCCCAACAGCGCCGGAAGCCAGTTCTATATCACCCTGGCGCCCCAGCCCATGCTCGACGGTCGATACACGGTATTCGGCCAGGTCGTGGAAGGGATGGATATCGTCGCGAAGATCAAGCGGGGCGACATCATGAAGAAGGTGACCGTTGTTGGGGCCGCCCAGTGA
- a CDS encoding glutamyl-tRNA amidotransferase, whose product MGVLKAQLAEDLRAALKGSDRLRTSVLRLLHALIKNREIEKRGELDDAEIVQAVIASCKTRKEAIEQYTKAGRPELAAKEQAELAMLEAYLPAPLSPEELRKKVQEALAAAQAGSLKDMGKVMAILMPQIAGRADGKLASQLVKEALSQH is encoded by the coding sequence GTGGGTGTGTTAAAGGCGCAATTGGCGGAGGATCTCAGGGCGGCCCTCAAGGGCAGCGATCGATTGAGGACGTCGGTACTGCGGCTGCTTCATGCGCTGATCAAGAACCGAGAAATAGAGAAGCGGGGAGAGTTGGACGACGCCGAGATCGTTCAGGCCGTAATCGCGTCGTGCAAAACCCGGAAAGAGGCCATCGAGCAGTACACGAAGGCGGGACGCCCTGAGCTGGCTGCCAAGGAGCAGGCCGAGCTGGCCATGTTAGAAGCCTACCTGCCCGCACCGCTCTCTCCGGAAGAACTCCGGAAAAAGGTGCAGGAAGCACTGGCCGCGGCGCAGGCCGGTTCTTTAAAGGATATGGGAAAGGTGATGGCGATTCTGATGCCCCAGATCGCAGGCCGGGCCGATGGGAAGCTTGCCAGCCAACTGGTCAAGGAGGCCCTATCACAACACTGA
- a CDS encoding molecular chaperone DnaK: protein MAKVLGIDLGTTNSVMAIMEAGDPVVVPNAEGGRLTPSVVAFSKEGERLVGQVAKRQATTNPENTIFSIKRFMGRRSEEVGQEIKLVPYKVVRAGNGDASVEVRGKGYSPPEISAMILQKMKTDAEAYLGEKITQAVITVPAYFNDSQRQATKDAGKIAGLEVLRIVNEPTAAALAYGLDKKKDEKIAVYDLGGGTFDISILELGEGVFEVKSTNGDTHLGGDDFDERIISWLVEEFKKDQGIDLRKDRMALQRLKEAAEKAKCELSTVLETEINLPFITADASGPKHLSIKLTRAKLEQLVEDLIQRSVGPCRQALKDAGLDPRDIDEVVLVGGQTRMPKVQQLVRELFGKEPHKGVNPDEVVAVGAAIQAGVLVGDVKDVVLLDVTPLSLGIETLGGVMTRLIERNTTIPTRKGETFTTAADNQTSVEIHVLQGERQLARDSRTLGRFHLVGIPPAPRGIPQVEVTFDIDANGILNVAAKDLATGKEQKITITASSGLTKDEIERMVKDSERCAEEDKKRREEIEVRNQLDSLCYQTEKMLNENREKLPIAELGTLETAINAGKEALKGEEIGKQREALDQLTKASHRLAELLYQQAQSKQQADAGGQAQGEPSQGAPEGGVVDAEFEDLGDKGDKK from the coding sequence GTGGCAAAGGTTCTCGGTATCGATCTCGGAACAACGAACTCGGTGATGGCCATTATGGAGGCGGGAGACCCGGTGGTGGTCCCCAATGCCGAAGGCGGTCGACTGACCCCGTCGGTCGTGGCCTTCTCCAAGGAGGGCGAGCGGCTGGTCGGTCAGGTTGCCAAGCGGCAGGCCACTACGAACCCTGAAAATACGATCTTTTCGATCAAGCGCTTCATGGGTCGACGTTCTGAGGAGGTCGGCCAGGAGATCAAGTTGGTGCCGTACAAGGTGGTTCGGGCCGGCAATGGTGATGCGTCAGTTGAGGTAAGAGGGAAAGGCTATTCACCGCCGGAGATCTCCGCCATGATCCTCCAGAAGATGAAGACGGATGCCGAGGCCTATCTTGGGGAGAAGATTACACAGGCGGTGATCACCGTTCCGGCCTATTTTAACGACTCCCAGCGGCAGGCCACCAAGGATGCCGGTAAGATCGCCGGTCTCGAGGTGCTTCGAATTGTGAACGAGCCGACGGCGGCGGCGCTGGCCTACGGCCTGGATAAGAAGAAGGACGAAAAGATCGCCGTCTACGACCTGGGGGGCGGGACATTCGATATCTCGATCCTGGAGTTGGGCGAAGGGGTCTTTGAGGTCAAATCGACCAACGGCGATACCCACCTCGGAGGCGACGACTTCGACGAACGGATCATCTCGTGGCTGGTGGAGGAATTCAAGAAAGATCAGGGAATCGACCTGCGGAAGGACCGGATGGCGCTTCAGCGCCTGAAGGAGGCGGCGGAAAAGGCCAAGTGCGAGCTGAGTACGGTGTTGGAGACCGAGATCAATCTGCCGTTTATTACGGCCGATGCCTCCGGCCCCAAGCACCTGAGCATCAAGCTGACACGGGCGAAGCTCGAGCAGTTGGTCGAGGATCTGATCCAGCGCTCCGTAGGACCCTGTCGGCAGGCACTGAAGGATGCCGGGCTCGATCCTCGTGATATCGACGAGGTCGTCCTGGTGGGCGGCCAGACCAGGATGCCGAAGGTCCAGCAGCTTGTGCGTGAGCTCTTTGGGAAGGAGCCGCATAAGGGGGTCAATCCCGATGAGGTGGTCGCGGTGGGCGCCGCGATCCAGGCCGGCGTACTCGTGGGCGATGTCAAAGACGTGGTCCTCCTGGATGTGACGCCGCTTTCGCTGGGGATCGAGACCTTGGGCGGGGTGATGACGCGGCTGATCGAACGCAATACCACCATCCCCACCCGCAAGGGCGAAACCTTTACGACGGCGGCCGACAATCAGACCAGCGTGGAGATTCATGTCCTCCAGGGAGAGCGGCAACTGGCCCGAGACAGCCGGACGTTAGGCCGGTTCCACCTGGTGGGCATCCCGCCGGCCCCGCGCGGCATTCCGCAGGTCGAGGTGACCTTCGATATCGACGCCAACGGTATCCTCAATGTCGCCGCCAAGGACCTGGCCACCGGCAAGGAACAGAAGATTACAATTACGGCCAGCTCCGGCTTGACCAAAGATGAGATCGAGCGGATGGTCAAGGACTCCGAGCGGTGCGCCGAGGAAGACAAGAAGCGTCGTGAGGAAATCGAGGTCCGAAACCAACTCGACAGCCTCTGCTACCAGACGGAGAAGATGCTGAACGAGAATCGCGAAAAGCTCCCGATCGCCGAGCTTGGCACCCTGGAGACCGCCATCAACGCCGGCAAAGAGGCGCTGAAGGGCGAAGAGATCGGGAAGCAACGCGAGGCGCTTGATCAACTCACCAAGGCGTCTCACCGGCTGGCCGAACTGCTCTACCAGCAGGCCCAGAGCAAACAGCAGGCCGACGCCGGCGGGCAGGCTCAGGGTGAGCCGTCGCAGGGGGCGCCGGAGGGCGGCGTGGTTGATGCCGAGTTTGAGGATCTCGGCGATAAAGGCGACAAGAAATGA